The DNA window TAACGCTGGACAACATGCCAATGCGGTGAAGGTAACACAATGTCTTTATTGACCGACGATTTATTGAGACTCTGTTCAAGTTTATCCATTAGAAAAACCTTTGCTTAATCAAAATGGTGTCACCAGCATTAACTTTATACGTTAAGCTTGCGTTAATTTGTGTGTTTTTGTTCTTTTCTTTAAATAAATATATTTTTTCTTTTGATGCGCGTTCCGTTAACCCACCAGCCAGCGCGATAGCTTGGTTTACAGTTAAACCTGGCTGATATGAATACCCCCCAGGTTTCTTAACTTCACCGTGTATATAAAAAGGTCGGTATTCAACGACATGAACATAAACATTTGGATTAACGAGGTAATCACCTTTCAAACCATTATAAATCAACTTTTCAACTTGCTTAACCGTTAGACCCGTTACCTTTATTTCTCCAAAAAATGGATAATTAATTTGGCCACTATTACTCAGCAACGTGTCTACCGTCAGATTTTTTTGTCCGAAAACTTTAATTTCTACCTTATCCCCAGGCCCTAAAATATAAGAGCCCTTGGCTAATACCGGTGTTTGTATTAAGAGCAATAATATACAAAAAAAGATACTTTTCATTATACTGTCCTTTAAAGCGTCAATGTTAAACTAGCGCCGACAACATTTTTATCATATTCAAATATCGTGTTTGTTGAAGTATTTCTATCCCAAAGTCCAAATAGGGTAATTGCAATATTATCGGTAAAATCATAGTTAAATTTAAGCTTGTAACCATTCGTATCATCAACTCGGTATATACCACTGTAATCATCCGTGAATTTATAAATCGCGAAAGATGAATAAAAATACGATGTCCAATTATGCTTCCAATCAAGCTTGTATTTAGTTTCAAGCACATAGTCGCCATCAACATCTGGGTCTTTCGTTGTTTGAGACGTTGATAACGTAATTTTTGAGTAAGTCAGCGGACGCCAAGCACCACCTATATTCCAGCTAAACCCCGTAAAGTCTTCTCGACCTTCATCATCAAATTCTTTTGCTTGTCCTCCCAATTTAATGAATCCATGGAGGATAGGAGATGCTTTCCATTGCATGCCTAACAATGCAGTATATACATCAGAATCGCGACTTAGATCCCCCGATATATTATAATCGTAACCAATGGTCTCTGCATTTATTTCAATAAAGGCATCGGTATGAGCCCTTGTGGAATAGAAAAATGCTGAGCCCAATAACAATGAGTCGTAATTACTTCTTCGGGTTAGGGTTTTAAAATTAGTGTATGCTTTTTCGTAAAATTTAGTGTTAAAAGCAAGGCGACCTTTTGTTTGTAATGCGCCATATTCATATTTTGCAGACAGCATATTTTTACTGTACGTAATTGGTTTATCTGTTGATTCATAATTCAGCTCTGTCAAACCACCGCCGCGCCGTTCCGCTAGCCATTGAGCTTTAACGTTTATGTCTACACGGTGCGAATCACTGGGTTCTAAGTGCACATTAAAACCGAGCAATCCGTCCATATAATTATCAGCAGAACTTGCTTCATAGATGCCTTTTTCGACTCTAGCATCAAGACTAAAGTAATTAATGCCATCATCGATTTTTAAATTTATCATCGGAATAACAGTGATTATAGCGCTACGAGTGCCGTTTTCTTGTTGCTTATAGATATTATCATCATCTACAATACTCACTTCCAACGATGGTTTTACGAATAGTCCCCCATCGGTGATGTATGTATCTTGGGTGTATGCAACAGCCCCTCCACTCAACAAAACTAGACCTAAGCAATAGTAGTGACCTTTGAATGCTTTCATTTTGGCTCGCCTCGTCGGTTGATATATCCGAGTGTTGTTCATACCTTACCTCTCTAAATAGCTAATATGTGTTCTCGCTTTTTAAGCAGGTCAGTACGGTTAACAGCATAATTTTGAAATCAAACCAGATTGACCATTGCAAAATATAATAAAGGTCAAACTCAATACGTTTCTGCATTTTATCTAAAGTATCCGTTTCCCCTCGCCAACCACTGACTTGGGCCCAACCGGTAATACCAGGTTTAACATGATGTCTTAGCATGTAAAATTGGATGAGTTTACGATACTCCTCATTATGTGATACAGCATGAGGTCGAGGCCCGACAACAGACATGTCGCCCATCAGTACATTAAAGAATTGCGGGAGTTCATCAAGGGAACTACGACGTAAAAAACCACCAAAAGGAGTAACACGTTTATCGCCTCTTATTGCCTGTGTTACATTCCCGTCAGATTCCATCACCGACATACTTCTGAATTTGTAAACAGTAATTTTGTCACCGTGTAGTCCATACCGGCTTTGCTTGAACAATACTGGACCAGGGGATGTGAACTTTAGCGTGATTGCGATAGCAAGATAGACAGGGGAAAGCAGTATTATGGCGATTAAACTTACTATAATATCTTCAAATCGTTTTAGCCAAACTTTGGCACCTAAATAAGGGGATTCAAAAATGCTTAGCGCATCAATTTTGCCAACATGAGTAACACGGCCATGCATAACATCAGAGAGCATAAATGCAGGTAAAACATAAACATCGACAGTTGTATCTGATAATAAATTGATAATTTCTGCGATACGTTTCTCAGCTGAAATAGGTAAAGCAATAAACAAAACGTCAATTGAACCATTTTTAGCTTCAAAAATACCCGCAGATATATTACTCACAACTGTCATGCCTTTAGGTAAACGTTCTGCATTTCTATCATCAAAGAAACCCACAAAATCAAACCCGAATTCATCACAATGACTGATCTCATGATATAAGTTAGCCCCTGTTGACGTTGCGCCTAAGATAGCCATTTTTCGTAGGTTGATGCCTAATTTACAACGTACAACAGACCATTGATATTTCAATACTCGCCACGTAAAACAACACAAAAATGCCACAAAATACCAGACATTTAAGACATAACTCGGAAACTCAAAGGATGCTTCCAGCCATGTACCAATACCAGATAATATTAAAAATGAAGATATAAACACAGCAACGACAGTCATCAGGACTGCAATAAATCGGCCTACACGCCATGATTGATATAAATTAAGAGCCTCTGCGATATATAAAAAAACGACGGCAGCCGTTAACGCTACAATTATATATTCTTGTGTCATCCTAAGGTTATAGCTATGAATTACAATAACAAAAGAAAATGTAACACAACTTAAATCTAAGAAGCGATAAACAAAAGAGTAATTAGCAGAACTTACCTTAAATGTATTAGTAGGTTTCAAAATACGATTCCTTAACAAATTTAAAGTAGTCACATTTTGAAAATGAACTACCGAGCTAAATAAACGATTCGCTCATCCAATGAATATGTCATTGATAATCCATTAATTATCTTCTTCAATGAAGATAGTGGTATTAATTTAAAAATACTAATTAAACATCTCACTAAATATAGCAGTGATTTTTTTTATGGCCGCAACATGTGTTACTTTTCAGAAGAGTATATATTCAACAAGACCACAAAAATCAACATAAACAATTAAAATCACACGAAATAACAGTGTAAAACTTTATATAGTCAGTGATTAAGCTATAATCTTAAATCTTGCATTAAGACGAAGAGTTAATATGTTTATAACTTCTTTTCACTATTTTCGAGGCTTTGCAATATTAATTATCATCGCAGGACATGTCCACGTAGGTAATAGTGAAGTGGACTTCCCAATATTCACCAACTTGGTTTCTGGGTCAACTGCTTTATTCGTATTCATTAGTGGTTATTTATTTCAACATCTACAAAAAGGTGTATTTAATTATCCTTTGTATTTAAATAAGAAGTTAAAGTATGTAATTCTACCCTATTTAATCTGCTCAACCCCTGCAATTATTAATATAGCAATGACTGGTAATTTTCACCCACTCTTGGGAAATGTAACGACTATCGAAGGCAGTGTGATCAATATTTTTACAGGTCGGCATGTGACGGCATATTGGTATGTTCCCTTTGCTGCATTACTATTCATAAGCGCTCCAATTATAGTGAAATTCTCATTATTAAAACATAATATGCAATTGTTGATACTCTTTACATTTTCGATTATCGCGATCTATGCCCACCGACCGATAGGCGGACTTAATCCGTTTCATTCTTTCATTTATTATATTCCATTTTATTTATTTGGTATTTATGCTGTTGTTAATCGAGATTCAATAGAAAAATAAAGAAATACAACGTTATTTTTTTAATAATAACGTTACTACTCGCTTATATTCAAATTAGATTAATGGGTATTATTGGTAGTAGCCATAAAGACTTGTTTACATTTTCAGGTATTGATATTATGTACCTACAAAAGGTATCTTTATTGCTATTTGTGATGACTTCGTTGGATTTAATTGAAAGCAAAAATGTTAAACCACTTTCTTTTTTTGCGAATATATCTTTTTCACTCTATTTCATTCATGGTTATGTATTAATATTATTGGCACGATTATCTATCAACGATACATTATTAAATTATGGTTTCAATGAATCTGGTGCGATGCTTATTAAATTCACCCTTGTAGTTGCGATAAGTTCATTACTATCTATTAGTATCATTAAATTATTAGGTAAACGAAGTCGATATTTCATCGGAAGTTAATATATGTCATAAATAATCATTTAAAACGAGCCCACTTTCTTTCTTATAATAAATCCAAATATAAATATTAAAATCAAAGGAACTACTATATTTGCTAGGCTATAAAAACTGTTCGCATAACTAAAACTGCCATTCGGGATACTTTCCTTCTGACCAAAAAATAAATTTAGCAAACTAATTAACACAAAGAAAGATAAAATTATGAAAGACTTCAATCTTTTAACCTTAAATACAAAACAATGTAATACATAAAAACATTGTATGTAGTTGATGATAAAAGCAGTCACTAAACTGATACACAATACGATCATATCCCCCATATAAACACCAAAAATAATAGCGGACACATTAACAACCGATGAAAATATACCACAATAAAACATCTGCTTTGTAGCACCCATCGCTTGATATAACCCTCCTGTAGAACTTAAAACCATCTGCACAGGGATTGATAATGCTAATATTTTCAATAATTCACTCACGGCGAACCACTGCGAACCAAAGAGAATGAAGATAATATCGTCTGCATACCAAAACATAATTGTAGCCGTCAAGATCCCCAGTACAGCCAATTTATAGGCCAATCGATAGTAAGCAGTAAAAACTATATCAGGCTGACTTTTATACTTAGTCAATACGGGTTGCAGTGCAGGTGTGATAGCAAAAGTAAACAATTGGAGTGGATACCGCATAACTTGATATGTTTTTTCATA is part of the Moritella viscosa genome and encodes:
- a CDS encoding putative exopolysaccharide export protein: MKSIFFCILLLLIQTPVLAKGSYILGPGDKVEIKVFGQKNLTVDTLLSNSGQINYPFFGEIKVTGLTVKQVEKLIYNGLKGDYLVNPNVYVHVVEYRPFYIHGEVKKPGGYSYQPGLTVNQAIALAGGLTERASKEKIYLFKEKNKNTQINASLTYKVNAGDTILIKQRFF
- a CDS encoding putative exopolysaccharide biosynthesis protein, which encodes MNNTRIYQPTRRAKMKAFKGHYYCLGLVLLSGGAVAYTQDTYITDGGLFVKPSLEVSIVDDDNIYKQQENGTRSAIITVIPMINLKIDDGINYFSLDARVEKGIYEASSADNYMDGLLGFNVHLEPSDSHRVDINVKAQWLAERRGGGLTELNYESTDKPITYSKNMLSAKYEYGALQTKGRLAFNTKFYEKAYTNFKTLTRRSNYDSLLLGSAFFYSTRAHTDAFIEINAETIGYDYNISGDLSRDSDVYTALLGMQWKASPILHGFIKLGGQAKEFDDEGREDFTGFSWNIGGAWRPLTYSKITLSTSQTTKDPDVDGDYVLETKYKLDWKHNWTSYFYSSFAIYKFTDDYSGIYRVDDTNGYKLKFNYDFTDNIAITLFGLWDRNTSTNTIFEYDKNVVGASLTLTL
- a CDS encoding putative exopolysaccharide biosynthesis glycosyltransferase; the encoded protein is MKPTNTFKVSSANYSFVYRFLDLSCVTFSFVIVIHSYNLRMTQEYIIVALTAAVVFLYIAEALNLYQSWRVGRFIAVLMTVVAVFISSFLILSGIGTWLEASFEFPSYVLNVWYFVAFLCCFTWRVLKYQWSVVRCKLGINLRKMAILGATSTGANLYHEISHCDEFGFDFVGFFDDRNAERLPKGMTVVSNISAGIFEAKNGSIDVLFIALPISAEKRIAEIINLLSDTTVDVYVLPAFMLSDVMHGRVTHVGKIDALSIFESPYLGAKVWLKRFEDIIVSLIAIILLSPVYLAIAITLKFTSPGPVLFKQSRYGLHGDKITVYKFRSMSVMESDGNVTQAIRGDKRVTPFGGFLRRSSLDELPQFFNVLMGDMSVVGPRPHAVSHNEEYRKLIQFYMLRHHVKPGITGWAQVSGWRGETDTLDKMQKRIEFDLYYILQWSIWFDFKIMLLTVLTCLKSENTY